Proteins found in one Mucilaginibacter inviolabilis genomic segment:
- a CDS encoding efflux RND transporter periplasmic adaptor subunit, whose product MKTIKYLYYIPVCLLAACGSNQTEKAAPQGLPEKPAVKLITLKLEPVSNKLNLTGEIIPFDRANIYARTPGYVKEVKVDIGSKVSKGQVLCILDAPELKAAQAQSQSNSMGTKSKYESSKSTYLRLLKAAQTPGAVADNEMEIARNQMRTDSAVYQASRSATQATGAIQDYLVIRSPFNGVVTARNVFKGDFVDNTGKTLLFRVEDNSSLRVDVAVPEAYNSTTLKDNEASFTVSANPGQIFKAKLARKSDAIDPQTRSETWELTFPNANGLLKPGMFAQIVLPVSRPKDGFLVPFKAVVTTQERKFVIRVENGKTKWVDVKTGFTGKEKTEIAGDLKPGDQLVAQANEELKEGTTVQVKQ is encoded by the coding sequence ATGAAAACTATAAAATATCTATACTACATCCCGGTTTGCCTGTTGGCAGCTTGCGGAAGTAATCAAACGGAAAAAGCCGCGCCGCAGGGCCTGCCAGAGAAACCGGCGGTTAAACTGATCACGCTGAAACTGGAACCTGTTTCCAATAAACTGAACCTGACCGGCGAAATTATCCCCTTTGACCGTGCCAATATTTACGCGCGTACGCCCGGTTATGTCAAAGAGGTTAAAGTAGACATCGGCTCGAAAGTAAGCAAAGGGCAGGTTTTATGTATCCTGGATGCACCGGAATTAAAAGCGGCGCAGGCCCAAAGCCAAAGTAACAGCATGGGTACAAAGTCTAAATATGAATCCAGCAAATCAACTTACCTGCGTTTATTAAAAGCTGCTCAAACGCCCGGTGCCGTGGCGGATAATGAAATGGAAATCGCCCGCAATCAGATGCGGACAGATAGCGCAGTTTACCAGGCTTCCCGTTCGGCAACCCAAGCAACCGGGGCTATACAGGACTACCTGGTCATCCGTTCCCCCTTTAATGGCGTAGTAACCGCAAGAAATGTTTTTAAGGGAGATTTTGTGGATAATACCGGTAAAACGCTCTTGTTCCGTGTAGAAGATAACTCGTCTTTAAGAGTGGATGTAGCTGTGCCGGAAGCATATAATTCAACTACCTTAAAGGATAATGAGGCTTCATTTACGGTTTCCGCTAATCCGGGGCAAATCTTTAAAGCCAAACTTGCCCGGAAATCAGATGCTATTGATCCTCAGACCCGCAGCGAAACGTGGGAGCTTACTTTTCCAAACGCGAACGGCTTACTCAAGCCCGGCATGTTCGCACAAATCGTATTGCCGGTCAGTCGCCCCAAAGACGGGTTCCTGGTTCCTTTTAAAGCGGTTGTCACGACGCAGGAGCGTAAGTTTGTGATCAGAGTGGAGAACGGAAAAACCAAATGGGTAGATGTGAAGACAGGGTTTACCGGCAAGGAAAAGACCGAGATCGCGGGTGACCTGAAACCCGGCGACCAACTGGTTGCACAGGCGAATGAAGAGCTGAAAGAAGGCACAACTGTTCAGGTAAAACAATAG